The Prevotella sp. oral taxon 299 str. F0039 genome has a segment encoding these proteins:
- a CDS encoding hydrogen peroxide-inducible genes activator codes for MTLQQLEYIVAVYRHKHFAKAAEYCNVTQPTLSSMIQKLEDELGVKIFDRKKQPITTTEVGKLVIDNAWRVLRRARRLKEAVEEEKHSLTVTFKIGIIPTIAPYLIPRFFPQLMSKYPQLDVRISEMKTEEIKIALKRGDLDAGILALLDDMDEFERDHLFYEQFFTYIAENDELQQHTSIKTSDLADEYLWLLDEGHCFRDQLVKFCHLKSATASKKAYSLGSIETFMRMVESGKGVTFIPELALYQLSESQKKLVRPFAIPVPTRDVVMITSPNFIRNSIKELVANEVKKSVPEDMLALKKTIQKVI; via the coding sequence ATGACCTTACAACAACTTGAATATATTGTTGCCGTTTATCGACACAAACATTTTGCAAAAGCTGCCGAATATTGCAATGTAACTCAACCTACTCTTAGTTCAATGATTCAGAAATTAGAAGATGAATTGGGCGTAAAAATATTTGATAGAAAGAAACAACCCATCACAACAACAGAGGTTGGAAAGCTTGTTATCGATAATGCTTGGCGAGTGTTGCGCCGTGCAAGGAGGCTAAAAGAGGCGGTTGAAGAAGAGAAACACTCACTAACTGTAACATTTAAAATAGGTATTATACCCACAATTGCACCATATCTCATTCCTCGTTTCTTTCCTCAATTGATGAGTAAATATCCTCAATTGGACGTAAGAATTAGCGAAATGAAAACCGAAGAGATTAAGATTGCCTTGAAAAGAGGAGATCTTGATGCTGGAATTCTTGCCCTTTTAGATGATATGGATGAGTTCGAAAGAGACCATTTGTTCTACGAACAGTTCTTTACTTACATTGCAGAGAACGACGAATTGCAACAACATACGTCTATAAAGACGAGCGATTTAGCAGATGAATATTTGTGGTTGTTAGACGAAGGGCATTGCTTTAGAGACCAATTGGTGAAGTTTTGTCATCTAAAGTCTGCCACTGCAAGTAAAAAAGCATATAGCTTGGGTAGTATCGAGACCTTTATGAGAATGGTTGAGAGCGGAAAAGGTGTTACGTTTATTCCCGAATTGGCTCTTTATCAGCTAAGCGAATCGCAGAAAAAACTTGTTCGTCCATTTGCAATACCAGTGCCTACCCGTGATGTAGTGATGATTACGTCACCCAATTTTATACGTAATTCAATTAAAGAATTGGTGGCAAACGAAGTGAAAAAGTCTGTTCCCGAAGACATGTTAGCACTCAAAAAAACAATACAGAAAGTGATATAG
- a CDS encoding stage II sporulation protein M translates to MKEIVFIKQNLAKWKDVEQRLDNIQAESPESLSNLYFDITSDLSFAQTNYPSSPITNYLNDIALTLHINIYSSKQESWRRLITFWTQEVPDTVYKTRYYHLLSLIILAVSMLIGIVSTIGDPEFANTILGPSYISMTLDNIAAGKPMAVYASEGEFLSFFYITLNNLWVDIRTFASGLITCYGTITSLLYNGIMVGCFETFLYQQGVFKESFFTVFVHGTLEIATMVISGAAGLALGLGWIVPGTYSRKIAFKRSAMQGLRIFVGVVPITIIAGFIEGYITRHTEWPFFIRGLIIFLSLCFILFYYIYLPYKRNVYDKRQKKD, encoded by the coding sequence TTGAAAGAAATAGTATTTATAAAGCAAAATCTTGCGAAGTGGAAGGATGTAGAACAGCGATTAGATAATATACAAGCAGAAAGTCCCGAGAGTCTTTCTAACCTTTATTTTGACATCACCTCTGACCTTTCTTTTGCTCAAACCAATTATCCTTCATCGCCAATTACCAATTATCTCAACGATATTGCCCTCACACTACATATTAATATATATAGTAGTAAGCAAGAGTCGTGGCGCAGGCTCATCACTTTTTGGACGCAAGAAGTACCCGACACGGTGTATAAAACAAGATATTATCACTTGCTTTCACTCATTATATTGGCAGTTAGCATGCTTATTGGCATTGTGTCAACCATCGGAGACCCCGAATTTGCCAACACAATATTAGGTCCTTCCTATATTAGTATGACCTTAGACAATATCGCTGCAGGCAAACCTATGGCGGTTTATGCTTCCGAAGGGGAGTTTCTTAGCTTCTTTTATATCACCTTAAACAACCTTTGGGTAGATATTCGAACATTCGCTTCGGGTCTTATCACTTGCTATGGAACCATCACTTCGTTATTATATAATGGTATAATGGTTGGTTGTTTCGAAACTTTCTTATATCAACAGGGCGTATTTAAAGAATCGTTCTTTACGGTATTTGTTCACGGAACGCTTGAAATTGCAACAATGGTGATTAGTGGTGCGGCAGGACTAGCATTGGGTTTGGGTTGGATTGTGCCTGGAACTTATTCTAGAAAGATTGCCTTTAAACGCAGTGCTATGCAGGGTTTGCGCATCTTTGTGGGTGTTGTTCCCATCACAATTATAGCTGGTTTTATCGAAGGATATATCACTCGACACACCGAATGGCCGTTCTTTATAAGAGGACTCATCATCTTCTTGTCGCTATGCTTTATTCTTTTCTATTATATTTACTTACCCTACAAACGCAATGTATATGATAAGAGACAGAAAAAAGATTGA
- a CDS encoding MoxR family ATPase produces MSEIQRERLDLTGFSNKIAELKSAISKTIVGQEQVVDLLLASLVCDGHVLIEGVPGVAKTLLAKLMARLVDAKFSRIQFTPDLMPSDVLGTTVFNMQTSTFDFHKGPAFANIILADEINRAPAKTQAALFEVMEERQATIDGQSYKMDEIYSIFATQNPVEQEGTYKLPEAQLDRFLVKIQMNYPNIEEEVEILIRHNEKTNITKVQDIQPIITPKELLELRSLLQKVYIEPSLLRYIAAIVQQTRNSKAIYLGASPRASVGIMQLSKAIAILEGRDYITPDDIKYCAPYVLAHRILLTAEAEMEGYTSTKIIQRLVEKIEVPK; encoded by the coding sequence ATGAGTGAAATACAAAGAGAAAGATTAGACCTTACGGGCTTTTCAAATAAGATTGCAGAACTAAAAAGTGCAATTTCTAAAACGATTGTAGGCCAAGAGCAAGTTGTTGACTTATTACTTGCATCTTTAGTGTGCGACGGACACGTTCTAATTGAAGGTGTTCCAGGAGTTGCTAAAACCCTTCTTGCAAAACTAATGGCACGCCTTGTTGACGCAAAGTTTAGCAGAATACAGTTCACACCCGACCTTATGCCAAGTGATGTGTTAGGTACTACGGTGTTTAACATGCAGACTTCAACTTTCGATTTCCATAAAGGTCCAGCCTTTGCAAACATCATTTTGGCCGATGAAATAAACAGAGCACCAGCTAAAACACAAGCAGCTTTGTTCGAAGTGATGGAAGAACGCCAGGCAACTATCGACGGACAATCTTATAAAATGGACGAGATTTATAGCATTTTTGCCACTCAAAACCCTGTAGAACAAGAGGGAACATACAAGCTTCCTGAAGCTCAATTAGACCGTTTCCTTGTGAAAATACAGATGAACTACCCCAACATTGAGGAGGAAGTTGAAATTCTTATAAGACATAATGAAAAGACTAACATCACAAAGGTTCAAGATATTCAACCCATCATCACTCCAAAAGAGTTGCTCGAACTTCGTTCTTTGCTTCAAAAAGTATATATCGAACCAAGTCTTTTAAGATATATTGCTGCCATTGTGCAACAAACTCGTAACAGCAAAGCCATCTATTTAGGTGCATCTCCACGTGCTTCTGTGGGCATTATGCAACTCTCTAAGGCCATAGCAATATTGGAAGGAAGAGATTATATCACTCCAGATGACATCAAATATTGCGCACCTTACGTACTTGCTCACCGTATCTTGCTCACCGCAGAGGCAGAAATGGAAGGCTACACCAGCACCAAAATCATTCAACGACTTGTTGAAAAGATCGAAGTGCCTAAGTAA
- a CDS encoding Dps family protein, translated as MNTLQYLGLNSEKVAPVVKALSQLLADYQVFYANLRGFHWNVRGKSFFMLHERYEELYNDTANKVDEVAERILQLGERPENRYSEYLKVSKLQEDGFEREGRHALERVLETLKLFIEEERAIIALANEANDDVTASLMSDYLTGQEKLIWMLLSFLEKKAK; from the coding sequence ATGAACACACTTCAGTATTTAGGACTAAATAGCGAGAAAGTAGCACCTGTAGTAAAAGCTTTATCACAGCTATTAGCAGACTATCAAGTATTTTATGCAAACCTTAGAGGTTTCCATTGGAATGTAAGAGGAAAGAGTTTCTTTATGCTTCACGAGCGTTATGAAGAACTTTACAACGACACTGCCAATAAAGTTGATGAGGTTGCAGAACGTATTCTTCAACTAGGAGAACGTCCAGAGAATCGCTATAGCGAATATCTTAAAGTGTCAAAGCTACAAGAAGACGGATTTGAACGTGAGGGAAGACATGCTCTTGAAAGAGTTCTTGAAACCCTAAAGCTTTTTATTGAAGAAGAAAGAGCAATCATTGCACTTGCAAATGAGGCAAATGATGATGTCACTGCATCGCTTATGAGTGACTATCTTACAGGTCAAGAAAAGCTTATTTGGATGCTTCTTTCTTTCTTAGAAAAGAAGGCTAAATAA
- the ahpF gene encoding alkyl hydroperoxide reductase subunit F: MLDKQIIEQVRGIFSALEGQYTLSLTFNKDFEELNNMRSFLSDFASSSEKINVEEHETTENTLYFDIVKNGTPTGIRFRGIPNGHEFTSLLLAILNSDGKGKNLPDANICKRVAAINGEIHIQTYVSLTCTNCPDVVQALNIMALNNPAITHEMIDGALFQAEVEAKHIQGVPAVFIDGELVHSGKGEFGELLQKLEDKFGSSTQSNEPQEEQNYDVIVLGGGPAGSSAAIYSARKGLKVAIIAESIGGQVKETVGIENLISVPQTTGAKLASDLKEHVRTYPIDVFENRKIENVSLKDAQKRIIVRGGETFVAPAVIIATGASWRKLNVEGESDYLGKGVHFCPHCDGPFYKDKAVAVIGGGNSGIEAAIDLANICSNVTVLEFADTLRADEVLQNKAASMPNIQIFKSSQTTQVIGNGTKVTALKVKDRVTNEEREITLDGVFVQIGLSANSAPFAEELTLTNAREIVIDAHCRTSIPGVYAAGDVSSVPYKQIVIAMGEGAKASLSAFEDKMRGVIG, translated from the coding sequence ATGCTAGATAAACAAATAATTGAACAAGTAAGAGGTATTTTTAGTGCCCTTGAGGGACAATACACCTTATCATTAACTTTCAATAAAGACTTTGAAGAACTCAATAATATGCGTTCTTTCTTGTCAGACTTTGCTTCTTCATCTGAAAAGATAAATGTAGAAGAACACGAAACCACAGAAAACACTCTTTATTTCGATATCGTTAAGAATGGAACTCCTACAGGAATCCGTTTTAGAGGTATTCCTAATGGACACGAGTTTACATCTCTTCTTCTTGCAATTCTTAACTCAGATGGTAAAGGAAAGAATCTTCCTGATGCCAATATATGCAAACGTGTGGCTGCAATTAATGGTGAAATACATATTCAAACCTATGTATCTCTAACCTGTACCAATTGCCCTGACGTTGTACAAGCACTCAACATCATGGCTTTGAACAATCCTGCTATCACCCATGAGATGATTGATGGAGCTTTATTTCAAGCTGAAGTGGAAGCAAAACACATTCAAGGTGTACCCGCAGTGTTCATTGATGGTGAGCTAGTTCATTCTGGTAAAGGTGAATTTGGAGAGCTATTACAGAAATTAGAAGATAAGTTTGGCTCTTCAACTCAAAGTAATGAGCCTCAAGAAGAACAAAACTACGATGTAATTGTATTGGGTGGAGGTCCTGCAGGTTCATCTGCTGCCATCTATTCAGCACGTAAAGGACTAAAAGTAGCTATCATTGCAGAAAGCATTGGTGGACAAGTTAAGGAAACAGTAGGCATCGAAAACCTTATATCTGTTCCTCAAACAACAGGTGCTAAGCTTGCTTCTGACTTAAAAGAGCATGTTCGCACTTATCCTATTGATGTCTTTGAAAACCGCAAAATAGAAAATGTTTCACTAAAAGACGCACAAAAACGCATTATAGTTAGAGGCGGAGAAACTTTCGTTGCGCCTGCAGTTATCATTGCAACAGGTGCAAGTTGGCGTAAACTTAATGTGGAAGGCGAAAGCGATTACTTAGGTAAAGGTGTGCATTTCTGCCCTCATTGCGATGGACCTTTCTACAAAGACAAGGCAGTAGCAGTGATTGGAGGTGGCAACTCGGGTATAGAAGCTGCAATAGACCTTGCTAATATCTGCTCAAATGTTACTGTTTTGGAATTTGCCGACACACTAAGAGCCGACGAAGTGCTACAAAACAAGGCTGCAAGTATGCCTAACATACAAATATTTAAGTCGTCTCAAACAACTCAAGTAATAGGAAATGGCACTAAGGTTACAGCCTTAAAGGTGAAAGATAGAGTTACAAATGAAGAACGAGAGATTACTCTTGATGGTGTATTTGTACAAATCGGACTATCGGCTAACAGTGCTCCTTTCGCAGAAGAACTCACACTTACGAATGCAAGAGAAATAGTTATTGATGCTCATTGCCGTACTTCTATTCCTGGAGTGTATGCTGCTGGCGACGTATCAAGCGTGCCTTACAAGCAAATTGTCATTGCTATGGGAGAAGGAGCAAAAGCTTCTTTATCTGCATTCGAAGACAAAATGCGTGGCGTTATCGGTTAA
- the ahpC gene encoding alkyl hydroperoxide reductase subunit C, translating to MKTIINTQVPEFKVQAFQNGEFRTVSNEDIKGKWAIFFFYPADFTFVCPTELVDLAEKYEELKKMGVEVFSVSTDTHFVHKAWHDASDSIKKIQYTMLADPLATLSEAFGVYIEEEGMAYRGTFLVDPEGKIKLAEIQDNSIGRNAEELVRKVEAAQFVANHPGEVCPAKWKKGQETLSPSIDLVGKI from the coding sequence ATGAAGACAATTATCAATACTCAAGTTCCTGAGTTTAAAGTTCAAGCCTTCCAAAATGGCGAATTCAGAACAGTTTCAAACGAAGATATCAAAGGTAAGTGGGCTATCTTCTTCTTTTACCCAGCTGACTTCACTTTTGTTTGCCCTACAGAGCTTGTAGACTTGGCAGAAAAGTACGAAGAATTAAAGAAAATGGGCGTTGAAGTTTTCTCAGTAAGTACTGACACTCACTTCGTACATAAAGCTTGGCACGATGCTTCTGACAGCATTAAAAAGATTCAATATACAATGCTTGCTGACCCATTAGCAACTCTTTCTGAAGCTTTCGGTGTATATATCGAAGAAGAAGGTATGGCTTATCGTGGTACATTCCTTGTTGATCCAGAAGGTAAAATCAAATTAGCTGAGATCCAAGACAATAGTATTGGCCGTAATGCAGAAGAGCTTGTACGTAAGGTTGAGGCTGCTCAATTCGTAGCAAATCACCCAGGTGAGGTTTGTCCTGCTAAGTGGAAGAAAGGTCAAGAGACATTAAGTCCAAGCATAGACCTTGTTGGTAAGATCTAA
- a CDS encoding superoxide dismutase: protein MLLTKIVFMMTISMPQLPYSPNALEPVISEQTINYHYGKHLQAYVNTLGTLVQGTEFEGKSVDEIVMTAPDGPIFNNAGQTLNHALYFGQFKSPVKDNVPTGKLADEINTTFGSFDEFKKQFSQAGATLFGSGWVWLAQDKDGKLIITKEANAGNPLRHGQNPLMGIDVWEHAYYLDYQNRRVDHLAAVWEIINWDVVASRLK from the coding sequence ATGTTATTAACAAAAATAGTATTTATGATGACTATATCAATGCCACAATTACCTTATTCTCCTAACGCTTTAGAACCAGTTATTAGCGAACAGACAATAAACTATCATTATGGCAAACATCTTCAAGCGTATGTTAACACCTTAGGAACATTGGTTCAAGGTACAGAATTTGAAGGAAAGAGTGTTGATGAGATTGTTATGACAGCACCAGATGGTCCTATCTTTAACAATGCAGGACAAACATTGAACCACGCTTTGTATTTTGGTCAATTCAAATCACCTGTAAAAGATAACGTACCAACAGGCAAGCTTGCAGATGAAATCAATACTACTTTTGGTAGTTTCGATGAATTTAAGAAACAATTTTCACAAGCAGGAGCTACTCTTTTTGGCTCTGGTTGGGTTTGGTTAGCACAAGATAAAGATGGAAAACTAATCATTACAAAAGAGGCTAATGCTGGAAATCCACTTCGTCACGGTCAAAATCCACTTATGGGTATTGATGTTTGGGAACACGCTTACTATCTAGATTATCAAAATAGACGTGTTGATCACCTTGCAGCAGTATGGGAAATCATCAACTGGGACGTTGTTGCTTCAAGACTTAAATAA
- a CDS encoding copper resistance protein NlpE N-terminal domain-containing protein gives MKKLLTLAVAAALVAACNNTGKTASTGAGVDSLAQDSTLGDSVRYEGVIPAADGPGIKYNVAIASNDSTVGYSLTQTYLEAKDGQSTFTTTGTVENIKKDVDGKELQAYRLVGKTKEDDTYLLIVNDSTVRVVNADLKLESQTPEKYDLKLK, from the coding sequence ATGAAGAAATTATTGACATTAGCCGTTGCTGCTGCTCTAGTTGCAGCTTGCAACAACACAGGAAAAACAGCATCTACAGGTGCAGGTGTAGACTCTTTGGCTCAAGATTCAACTCTTGGAGATAGCGTTCGTTATGAAGGTGTTATCCCAGCAGCTGATGGTCCAGGCATAAAATACAACGTTGCAATCGCTTCTAACGATTCAACTGTAGGTTATAGCCTTACTCAAACATACCTAGAAGCAAAGGACGGACAATCTACCTTCACAACAACTGGTACTGTTGAGAACATCAAAAAAGACGTAGATGGTAAAGAACTACAAGCTTATCGCCTTGTTGGTAAGACAAAAGAAGATGATACTTACCTTCTAATCGTTAACGATTCTACAGTTCGTGTTGTAAATGCTGACTTGAAACTAGAATCTCAAACACCAGAGAAATACGACCTTAAACTTAAATAA
- a CDS encoding RDD family protein: MYDKNDIITNQFVRIKHDTVGVGPRFFAHIIDMIIIFFYGFFMLKLYDYLDRGMHFTTQMGLVLGFFFLLLPILTYFIVSETVTGGQTIGKFIMGIKVMKADGTPASMGNYLMRGMLLPVETYGFFYLGAWFMLITKRHQRLGDLAAGTMVVRVKRKRSLTLNLNNYRHLAPDYQPLYKQAEDLSVQQVEIIKKALKVNEGKDTEQMVILATKVRDVLNIKKVEQLPTEFLERIIKDYEFLSVYYV, translated from the coding sequence ATGTACGATAAAAACGATATTATAACTAATCAGTTTGTGCGAATTAAACACGACACGGTTGGAGTTGGACCACGTTTCTTTGCTCATATAATTGATATGATAATCATCTTTTTCTATGGCTTTTTTATGCTAAAACTATATGATTATTTAGATCGTGGAATGCATTTCACTACTCAAATGGGACTGGTTTTGGGGTTCTTTTTCCTTTTGTTACCCATTCTAACTTACTTTATTGTATCAGAAACAGTAACGGGTGGACAAACCATAGGTAAGTTTATTATGGGCATAAAGGTGATGAAAGCAGATGGAACTCCTGCCTCAATGGGTAACTATTTAATGAGAGGTATGTTACTTCCAGTAGAGACTTATGGCTTTTTTTATCTCGGTGCATGGTTTATGCTCATCACAAAACGACATCAACGATTAGGTGACTTAGCCGCAGGCACAATGGTGGTGCGAGTGAAACGCAAAAGATCTCTCACACTCAACCTAAATAATTATAGACATTTAGCACCCGATTATCAACCACTTTACAAGCAAGCTGAAGACTTATCTGTGCAACAAGTAGAGATTATTAAGAAGGCTTTGAAAGTGAATGAGGGAAAGGATACTGAGCAAATGGTGATACTTGCAACCAAGGTTCGTGATGTTTTGAATATTAAAAAGGTTGAGCAATTGCCCACAGAGTTCCTTGAAAGGATTATAAAAGATTATGAGTTCTTGTCGGTTTATTATGTTTAA
- a CDS encoding DUF58 domain-containing protein — protein MFLTLRFYIAMGIIIVMFSLSYSLPWLFNISWFTLLALIGFILIDFVSLYYKKAIKAQRKCNNRFSNGDENKVVIEIENKYIFPVSIEVIDEIPVVFQRRDVLFKIKIKKEETKDLVYHLKPFKRGAYQFDVIHAYTSSPIGLIQRGYHFKQVETIKVYPSYKQLHQYELMAINNRITDQGIKRIRKIGNNTDFEHIKEYVKGDEYRSMNWKASARRGQLMVNVYQDERSQSIFNVIDKGRVMQQAFEKMTLLDYAINASLVLSYIAMNKDDKVGLITFDKEVNTFLPATKKKTQMQEIQERLYNEKNTFGESDFSNLCIGVNRLVNKRSLFILYTNFINLSSLQRQLPYIIQLAQHHRVLVVFFEDNEMIDQSKETPTDVQGYYTQAMLYKGIQEKHSLVTHLKNHGVLTLLTSPDKLTADVINKYLDIKQRNMLT, from the coding sequence ATGTTTCTAACACTCCGCTTTTACATAGCAATGGGAATCATCATTGTGATGTTTTCTCTCAGTTACTCACTGCCATGGTTATTCAATATATCATGGTTCACGCTGCTTGCACTAATTGGTTTCATACTAATCGATTTCGTTTCACTCTACTATAAAAAAGCAATTAAGGCACAGCGAAAGTGTAACAACAGATTTTCGAATGGAGATGAGAATAAAGTTGTTATCGAAATAGAGAACAAATACATCTTTCCCGTTAGCATAGAGGTGATCGATGAAATACCAGTTGTATTTCAACGACGAGACGTTTTGTTTAAAATTAAGATTAAAAAGGAAGAAACAAAAGACCTTGTTTATCACTTAAAGCCTTTTAAAAGAGGTGCTTATCAGTTCGATGTAATACATGCTTACACTTCAAGTCCAATCGGATTAATTCAAAGAGGCTACCATTTTAAGCAGGTTGAAACCATAAAAGTGTATCCATCTTACAAGCAATTGCATCAATATGAGCTAATGGCTATCAACAATAGGATAACAGACCAAGGCATAAAGCGTATTAGAAAGATTGGAAACAACACAGATTTCGAGCACATTAAAGAGTATGTTAAGGGCGACGAGTATCGCTCTATGAACTGGAAAGCATCGGCAAGACGTGGCCAACTGATGGTGAATGTCTATCAAGACGAGCGTTCTCAAAGCATATTTAATGTGATTGACAAAGGTAGAGTGATGCAACAAGCATTCGAAAAGATGACTCTTTTAGACTATGCTATCAACGCTTCACTAGTGCTTTCGTATATTGCTATGAACAAAGACGATAAAGTTGGACTCATAACTTTCGACAAAGAGGTGAACACTTTCTTACCTGCTACCAAGAAAAAGACGCAGATGCAAGAAATACAAGAACGTCTTTACAACGAAAAGAACACCTTTGGTGAGAGCGATTTCTCGAACCTTTGTATCGGAGTTAACCGATTGGTGAACAAAAGAAGCTTGTTTATTCTCTACACCAACTTCATCAATCTCTCGTCGTTACAACGCCAATTACCTTATATTATACAGCTTGCTCAACACCATCGAGTGCTTGTTGTGTTCTTTGAAGATAACGAAATGATAGACCAATCCAAAGAAACTCCAACCGACGTGCAAGGATATTACACTCAAGCAATGCTGTATAAGGGTATTCAAGAGAAGCATTCTTTGGTTACACACCTAAAGAATCACGGTGTACTTACATTGCTCACCTCTCCTGATAAACTAACAGCTGATGTCATAAACAAATATCTTGACATCAAACAAAGAAACATGTTAACATAA
- a CDS encoding DoxX family protein has translation MKKLLKLIFPTNNESCSTSFVLLAARVIFALLLAHHGLQKYMAFDKMSSAFPDLLGLSSQTSLTLAIFAELVCSVALILGILSRLVLIPIIFTMAIAFFIAHGGSIDQGELAFAYLIVFILLLIAGPGKFSVDGYLVSLCPAMNKEKCTCNR, from the coding sequence ATGAAAAAGTTATTAAAATTGATATTCCCAACAAATAACGAGAGTTGCTCCACCTCCTTTGTGCTTCTTGCAGCCCGAGTTATATTTGCTTTGCTTCTTGCCCATCATGGATTGCAGAAGTATATGGCATTCGATAAGATGTCAAGTGCCTTTCCTGATCTATTAGGATTAAGCTCACAAACATCATTAACACTTGCTATTTTCGCAGAGTTAGTATGTTCTGTTGCCCTCATTCTTGGTATTTTAAGTCGCTTAGTGCTTATTCCTATAATCTTTACAATGGCAATTGCATTCTTTATTGCGCACGGGGGTTCAATCGATCAGGGTGAGTTAGCATTTGCATATCTTATCGTTTTCATTCTACTTCTTATCGCTGGACCAGGCAAGTTCTCTGTAGATGGCTACTTAGTGAGCCTTTGTCCTGCCATGAATAAAGAAAAATGCACTTGTAATAGATAA
- a CDS encoding DUF4350 domain-containing protein, producing the protein MKGRTILIITIVVIVILSAFAILIQPVRHDWYPSYSYNNKEPLGCFAFDSIMKSTLKKSYSVQNLTFSELKTSKAYKTNNLLYTNEDFYVSDIEADALFEIVRKGVHIMVAGNYFRIYSEKDSVLIDTKQLDDYLDLEYVIGSDDPNNFIPATWINTNKGYSKEVFDLYSAVAANTLIVDSTQAIPLAEITVVKDSSVETQELIAATIPLGKGKITFVSTPIVFTNVGVLDPHTNVYLHRLMAQISDKPIIRIDRTMAAKETTEPSILSYITEKPGLKTAFALLIITGLVLLVMLARRKQHIIPIIREPRNASIMFAKQLGNLYKRDKSTNEVILKRYQAFIEDVYKATFIHLEDTEDDSKNFAALASRTGLELSFIEETIKELRFISMLSYNISETDMIKHLKNINKITNKLSL; encoded by the coding sequence ATGAAAGGACGCACAATTCTTATTATCACCATCGTTGTCATAGTTATTTTAAGTGCATTTGCCATTCTTATTCAACCCGTAAGACACGATTGGTATCCCTCATATTCATATAATAACAAAGAACCTTTGGGGTGTTTTGCATTCGATAGTATTATGAAATCAACTCTAAAAAAAAGCTATTCGGTGCAGAATTTAACCTTTAGTGAATTGAAAACATCGAAAGCATACAAGACAAATAACCTTCTTTACACCAATGAAGACTTTTATGTTTCAGACATAGAAGCCGACGCTTTATTTGAAATTGTAAGGAAAGGAGTCCACATTATGGTTGCAGGTAACTACTTTAGGATATACTCTGAGAAGGATTCTGTATTGATAGACACAAAGCAATTAGATGATTATCTAGACCTAGAGTATGTCATTGGCAGTGATGATCCAAACAATTTCATACCTGCAACATGGATAAATACAAATAAAGGATATAGCAAAGAGGTCTTTGATTTATACAGTGCAGTAGCCGCAAACACGCTAATTGTAGACTCAACTCAAGCTATTCCACTTGCAGAAATAACGGTAGTAAAAGACAGTAGCGTTGAAACTCAAGAGCTAATAGCCGCTACTATTCCTTTAGGAAAGGGTAAAATCACCTTCGTTAGCACCCCTATTGTATTCACAAATGTGGGCGTTCTCGACCCTCATACCAATGTTTATTTACACCGTTTGATGGCACAAATAAGCGATAAACCTATCATTCGTATCGACAGAACCATGGCAGCTAAAGAAACAACAGAGCCTTCTATTCTTAGTTATATTACAGAAAAGCCTGGTCTTAAAACTGCTTTCGCATTACTGATAATCACTGGTTTGGTGCTTTTAGTGATGCTTGCACGTCGCAAACAGCACATCATTCCAATCATAAGAGAGCCAAGAAACGCTTCAATTATGTTTGCAAAGCAACTCGGAAACCTATATAAACGAGACAAATCAACAAACGAAGTCATCTTAAAACGATATCAAGCGTTTATCGAAGATGTGTATAAAGCCACCTTCATTCATCTTGAAGACACCGAAGATGATAGCAAAAACTTTGCAGCTTTAGCATCAAGAACAGGCTTAGAGCTATCGTTTATTGAGGAAACAATAAAGGAATTGCGTTTCATTTCGATGCTTTCATATAACATTTCTGAAACAGATATGATCAAACATCTCAAGAATATCAATAAAATAACAAATAAATTATCATTATAA